Proteins found in one Paenibacillus dendritiformis genomic segment:
- a CDS encoding M20/M25/M40 family metallo-hydrolase: MVQQDRVVKHFMELVQVDSETKNERAICDVLKQQFEALGLQVTEDDTAPVTGHGAGNLIVNWPATPGQEGGTRLFFTSHMDTVKPGNGIRPQLGEDGYIRSDGTTILGSDDKAGLAAMFEAIRVITETNRPHGQVQFVITVGEESGLVGARAMSAEHLQADLGFALDSNGEVGAIAVAAPTQAKISMEIFGKSAHAGVNPEDGISAIQVASKAIARMPLGRIDHETTANIGRFEGGGATNIVCDYVKLDAEARSIVQSKVEAQVQKMKEALESVAAEYGARAEFKSDIVYPAFNFTEKDEVVKLAQRAIERIGSVSRLFHSGGGSDANIFNGMGVPTVNLAVGYEDIHTTSERIHVSDLVRTSELVVALIEEAAKA, translated from the coding sequence ATGGTTCAACAGGATAGAGTAGTGAAGCATTTCATGGAATTGGTGCAGGTGGACAGCGAGACGAAAAACGAGCGCGCAATCTGCGACGTGCTCAAGCAGCAATTCGAAGCGCTCGGACTGCAGGTGACCGAGGACGATACGGCTCCGGTGACGGGGCATGGGGCAGGCAACCTGATCGTGAACTGGCCGGCGACGCCGGGACAGGAAGGCGGCACCCGCCTGTTCTTCACCTCCCATATGGATACGGTCAAGCCGGGCAACGGCATTCGCCCGCAGCTCGGAGAGGACGGCTACATACGCAGCGACGGCACCACGATCCTCGGCTCGGACGATAAGGCAGGTCTGGCGGCCATGTTCGAAGCCATTCGCGTCATCACGGAGACGAACCGCCCGCATGGACAGGTTCAATTCGTCATTACGGTCGGTGAAGAATCGGGCCTCGTCGGGGCGCGGGCCATGTCAGCCGAGCATCTTCAAGCCGATCTCGGCTTCGCGCTCGACTCGAACGGAGAGGTCGGCGCTATCGCGGTGGCGGCGCCTACCCAAGCGAAGATTTCGATGGAGATTTTCGGGAAGTCGGCGCATGCCGGCGTGAATCCGGAGGACGGCATCAGCGCGATTCAGGTTGCCAGCAAGGCGATTGCGCGCATGCCGCTGGGACGCATCGATCATGAGACGACGGCTAACATCGGCCGCTTCGAGGGCGGCGGCGCCACGAATATCGTCTGCGATTATGTGAAGCTGGACGCCGAAGCGCGCAGCATCGTGCAGAGCAAGGTCGAAGCCCAGGTTCAGAAGATGAAGGAAGCGCTGGAGAGCGTGGCCGCCGAGTACGGCGCCCGTGCGGAATTCAAGAGCGATATCGTCTATCCGGCGTTCAATTTTACGGAAAAGGATGAAGTCGTGAAGCTGGCGCAGCGCGCCATCGAGCGAATCGGCTCCGTCTCCCGCCTGTTCCATTCCGGCGGCGGCAGCGACGCCAATATCTTTAACGGCATGGGCGTGCCGACGGTCAATCTGGCTGTAGGCTACGAAGATATCCATACGACGAGCGAACGCATTCACGTATCCGATCTGGTACGGACGAGCGAACTGGTCGTTGCCTTGATCGAAGAGGCGGC
- the prli42 gene encoding stressosome-associated protein Prli42 encodes MQSKKWFKIIVYLMLAAMLVSTVLVLIEPLLYG; translated from the coding sequence ATGCAATCCAAAAAGTGGTTCAAAATTATCGTCTATCTGATGCTGGCGGCCATGCTCGTGTCCACTGTGCTTGTGCTGATCGAGCCGTTATTGTACGGCTGA
- the lipB gene encoding lipoyl(octanoyl) transferase LipB, producing MNGTAESAQGGRKLRVHHLGFTDYGEAWELQKSIVKQVDSGERDDTLLLLEHPPTYTIGSQRHPEHLLLSPEQLKAQGIAVYQIDRGGDITYHGPGQLVGYPLLLLEGKRIDLHGYLRSLEEAIIRLLASFGIEGSRKPEYTGVWVGDVKLAAIGVKFNKCSRHRGFVTSHGFALNVKSGIQAAGFSGIVPCGISEYGVTSLEDCTGMEFTVEDVGRRLLPYLAEVLEYDEAIVEPLEARSR from the coding sequence AACGGCAGAATCGGCACAAGGCGGGAGAAAACTTCGTGTTCATCATTTGGGCTTTACCGACTACGGCGAAGCGTGGGAACTGCAAAAAAGCATCGTGAAGCAGGTCGACAGCGGGGAGCGGGACGATACGCTGCTGCTGCTGGAGCATCCGCCGACCTACACGATCGGATCGCAGCGGCATCCGGAGCATTTGCTGCTGTCTCCCGAGCAATTGAAGGCGCAAGGCATCGCGGTCTATCAGATTGACCGCGGCGGGGATATCACCTATCACGGTCCGGGGCAGCTTGTCGGCTATCCGCTGCTGCTGCTCGAAGGGAAGCGGATCGACCTTCACGGCTACTTGCGCTCCCTGGAGGAAGCGATCATTCGGCTTCTCGCTTCGTTCGGGATCGAGGGAAGCCGCAAGCCGGAATATACGGGCGTCTGGGTCGGAGACGTGAAGCTGGCCGCTATCGGCGTCAAGTTCAATAAATGCTCCCGGCACCGGGGCTTCGTCACGAGCCACGGATTTGCCCTGAACGTCAAGAGCGGCATCCAGGCAGCCGGCTTCAGCGGCATTGTGCCGTGCGGAATCAGCGAGTATGGTGTCACTTCTCTGGAGGACTGCACAGGCATGGAATTTACGGTAGAGGACGTCGGCAGACGGCTGCTGCCTTACTTGGCCGAGGTGCTGGAGTATGATGAGGCGATTGTCGAGCCATTGGAGGCGCGGAGCAGGTAG